The DNA region AGGTGAAGAGAATAAATAACTAAAGTATCTCTAGGAGAATCAATAGAATATGATTATCTCGGTTAAATGGCTAAGGAAGTATGCTAAATAGACAAAcactttttcatcttcctaaaTCAGAGTCAAATACTAAATGATCCTAAGGTAGCTAATTCTGTCTTTCTGCAAAAGTGAATCTGAGCTAAATTAGAAGAATGTCAGgaataaattttttcttcaaaactagGAACAACTAATGTAATTCAATTATGAGGCATTGACTGTAGCGCAGAGTTTTAGCATCAACAGAAAAGCTCACAAAACATAGGTGAAAATCAAAAAGGAGTGCTGGGTTGGAGCCCGAAGGTGAATAATTTTATCATCTCAGATCACTTGGAAAAAAGCAGCGAGTCCAAAAGATGCTGGTGAGAAGCTTTCTCTCTGCTAATCCCTAAtgttctgcaataaacatgtggaGGCAGAAGTGAGAGAGATTATTATACAATCTGTGTGGTATAGAGTGAAGGAATAAGAGAACATTTCTGataagtattttcaaaatttggAGAATCATTCCTATCTAAATCATTCATTTAAGGGACTAAAATATAAGTAAGATGTTTCTTGCCACATAACCCTCAGCTAGTTAGGCTCTGAAAAGGACAACACTGGACACTTTGACAGTGGTAAAAAGCAGGGTTTACTCACTCTGGAATACTAAGGACTGGTGATAACCTTAAGCAGCACCTTATCTCTTTGGTTGAGGTTCTGCTTTGTTTCATTGAACAAATCTCTTGGGTTATTTTCTGTTGTGCCagtcatttcatttgttttctgaatCAAATGATGAGAATAAACATTGTTTTGAATGTTAACAGCATTACCAGATATATCTTACAACTTGGTGTGCCATCTGCCTAATTTTGAGCCTATAGGATGGGAATAAAAGCATTGTGAAAAACACCAGGTGATTTCCTTATAGCCAAATACTCTTGTCCCTCCTGcttttcttttggctttcctgCTGCGTGGGTCATGGCAATAAATGGGAGTTTTCTGCACACAGAGAAAAAATTCACTTGTTGAAGATGTTAGTCTTCTTCTTGACCAACTCCTATATTGGTACAAACATGTGAGAGCAATGCACCTTCTGAATCATGTCAAATTTGTGGTCTTTGTTAAAGCAGGTAAGCTGTTGCCTTAGGAGACGTAGCTATCACATTCTAGTATAGAATTTTCCATTCTGTATCATCtgaattcttatttaaaatttaaactaattttgttctttctacTGCATAAGAATGTTTATATCACTTTATGTTTAGTACGTAATTAAAAGTATATGTCAGTTAAAATCAGGACAGTCTTCTTTATTCTAAGTCCTGTTCCTGTTCCCCATCATCTTATATAGGAACCTTCCTCTTTCAATGGTTTGTATTAAAAAACTTACGACAATTGAAATCAACCGTATAAAAAATTATGCTACAATTATTTTAAACCCTACCATAACAGTATTATCTTTGATATGAATCTgaaaatcaatttatttcttatcttttgatAGATATTCATTAGTATGTTCTATCCTATTTTGTTACTTATATTTtggaaaagtttcttttttttttttttttttttgagacggagtctcgctctgtccccctggctggagggcagtggcgcgatctcggctcactgcaagctccgcctcccgggttcccgccattctcctgcctcagcctcctgagtagctgggactataggcgcccgccaccgcgcccggctaattttttgtatttttagtagagacggggtttcaccgtggtctcgatttcctgaccttgtgatccgcccgcctcggcctcccaaactgctgggattacaggcgtgagccaccgtgcccggccggaaaAGTTTCTTAATGTTAGAATAGTATTACATAACTCCTCtacttatccatttattcattttatttattgtgtaaTCTATTCTAAAAATTGCATTGGATAATGGTAATATATTAGCAAAGAAGACAAATAGTGCCATTACCCCCTTGGAATTTTCAATCTGGTAGTAATAAGAATAAGAGTTTTCTGAATATTATAATCTGATATAATATACTCAGAGAAGATGTAATAGCAGAACAACCTAGCACTGAGAAACTGTTGTATGAGCTGAAATGTGGTTAATAACTAGGATGTTGAGAAATAGTAAAGTCTGTGAGGTCAACTTAACTTGGtcagacttaaaaagaaaataagcactcttctttattctttgtaAGATAAGATATCCACCACTTCATTTTTCTACCCCAACCTGGTTCAAATATACAAGTAAGACAAATGGTTTACAGTGTGTACAAACTGAAAACATAAtcgctgaaaaagaaatcagatcttaaaaagaattttattgtatgattttatttacctgaatgcaaaaacataaaaagtagatTAAGTGTTACGAAGGCATGGGGGAGGGTGAATGGAGAATAAATGTTAATGGGTATTGGGATACTTCTGGAAGTGATAAAAGTGCCCAGTCAGTAGAGAGTTCTGATGGCTGCACAAGTGTAATATACTAAATTCTCTGAATTAAATACATTAGAACATGACTTTCAGGGTAAGTGAATGAATCTCAACAAAACTTGTACAAGAAAAGCCATTATTGATGTTCTagtaaatatttcacaataacttattaattaaaataacttaattAACAAATGTACGCATTCAAGGTGTTTATCCCATGTATAACCATAAAGTAATTACATTCCATGAAGTTACAATGAGCTCACAGGCTCTCACACATCAGGTCTCAGCACACTATTTGCATCATATATGGGGGGTCACAATAAATCATCATGAAACCAACTTTTCATGTACAACCAAAGCAAAAGAAAGGCCtcagaggggaagagaaggaggaaggaggaaaaccaTAGATAAGAGAACCTTTAGAAACATCAAAAAAACTCACAGATCCATTATCATAATCCAGAAACACCCCAACCCGACCCAgaggcctttgcacatgctgaaTTAAAGGTGGAGAGTTGGTGGAGAGACTATAGTGATTGCTCCTCTTTGAggaaattaacaaaaatgtttcatCAGAATCAATAACGATATTGGTATCTGCTGTCCCGGAATCTCGACAGACTCCCAGAATCCAGGTGGAAGAGTGGGTCACATCCACTTCCCAGTACTGCCTGCCGGAGGTGAATGCTTGCGCTCCCCACACAGCAAAGCTCTCCACTCCCTGGGGATCCATTGGTGCACTGCGATGGTCATCTCCAAATATCACACGTCTCACATCCTCAGAAAGGCTTATAGAGCAAGGAGTCATTTCCGTGCTCAGAGCATTATCCActgacaaggaaaaaatattatattagtgAGTGCTATGAGGAACAGAGGCTCTGTGACCCAATTATTCACTTCATTTGCTCTTCTtgcaagaaaatacagaaaagaggaagccaaGAGAGTTCAGTGCCATGCATCCATGAAGATGAAATGTCATTACAACTCTAcagcacatacaattatatatCATTCcttaaataatagagaaaaaatgtGACCATATCACTGGGCGAAAGTAATGATTTAATGTCTACCTCTGCACAGTTTCTTTCAGGACatatctaaaattctttttttctttaatagaaaatCTTCTTGTATCATTTATCTTTAAGATCATCAACAGGTAGACATCACTTTGCAGTGATGTGAGTATTTATTGGAATGTAAGTTATGCCTGTTATAATCTCAAACCTCAAAAATTTGGTAGACATTAACACGCGTAAAGTTTATAAGTTTCTGAAAGGAATACTCTGGCTTTACAATATCTCTTTAGCTCCTGATTCAATCTACTCTGGGTTCCTACCCTCTGCTACCTAGACCTGCTCTCTTGAATGGAGCTAACATGCTTAGGCCATGTTCACAGATCTCTCCCCTTTCAGTTGTTACGTATCTGATGGCATTAAAATTGTCCTGATTATGgatattttagtcattttttatCAAAATGCTctgattttgtaaataataaaGGTTACTTGTAGAATGCATGTAAATGCACATAGAATAGAACCAATTAAAAACCATTATGCCAAATCTAACCCtcaaaattgaattaaattgaatAAATACGAAATACTGATGCTACGGTGACAACAAGTGTCTCCATAACTACATGACCTGAATACTCTTTGTCCTCTTTTTCTGCAGACAAAGTATGTACATTGCTTTACATTTTCATCAAACTCTAACTCAGGAAattgagttttgctctttgtaGTATTCCTATGCAGGTGGAGAAGATGCACATGTTTTGGAAAACGATGTATTACCTACatgtcaaaaattataaaacttaaatGGGAAAAGCCTCGACCAAGGGATCCAATAAGGAAAGATTTGAGGCTGGACTGCCAAGCAAGCTGGCTCTTACCTCTGAAGTTGTTGAGCATGTCTAGGACTCCAGTTATGCGCCATGAAGTGAGCTCCGGGTTCACTGGCTGGGACTTCTGCATCTGTGCCAAATCAGCCCTGCAAAAAAACGGTCTCAGTTATATTTCCAGGCCCAGAGCTAATCACACAGTCATACGAAGATATCATATTTTCATATAAGATGTTTCCTCAGAATTCTGCCAGTTTTGGTTAACTGCATGTACATTTTATTCCACACTCTATGGGccataaaaatgttactttttctaaattttattgcATAAAAACCCAATTTCCCCAGATATGTTGTTTTCAGACATTCCACAACTTCTAAAGTCATTAAAAGACATTGCGTCCCTCTGCCCATCACACCCCTTGAGGGTATGCAAAAATCCTGGAAATATTTCAGAGAGCAAAATACTCGGACAAATATCTTTGGGTCCTCAGCCTGTAGCTGTCACTAATGCTAGTCAGTGTCTAACATAGAATATGCACTGAGACAAAAAGCTTTAATCTTTTGAGCAAAACAAAGGAGTCTAATTCCAGCCTGAGAACCCTGCTGCTGAGGGTCCTGAGGCAACCATTTTCCTGAGGTCTTTCCTAGAACTGGGTATATTGTGATGGAGCAGGTCCTGGTCATTGATGCTTTTAGGAACAAAGCCTTCCTCCTCAGCCCACCCAGAGGGaatctctctcctccctctgtcttttttttttttttttttaacctcccacCCCTCTACAGTAGAAGACACCTCTATGATTCCTCAGAGAAATTTTGTATTAATATCTGTGGGGTAGGGCTGGACAGGATGGATGGATTGGGAAGAATAAACCTCAGAATGGCAAATTGTTTTTACGTATATTTGaattcatacaaattttaagatgAGAACTTTCCAGACCAAAGAGAAGAAGACCTCAGGCCCTCTTTTGAAACAAAACTGGAAATAGCCACTGAGAATGATATTAGTACCTCAAAATGTATACATCCCTTTCATTCACAAGAGAATGAACTCTTcagaaatagcattttttttagtGTAAACTCACCTTGCCGATACATTTCTCACATcctgcaaaaaataaaagataatgttAATTATGAGAGATTTTTCCTTCTGCGTATTTTCTCCTActcttgtttctttctgttttactgttttaaaaatgtgaatcttTTTATTCCCCTCTAAGGAATCATTCTAGGCTACGTTAATAACAGAACGTCAACTAAACAATGAAAGGCTCCATCAGTGGGCATGAAGAAGACAGGAGCTGAGCAAGAGACGGTGGAGTAAAGCAAAGATATCTAGGCTTCCAGTGTCATTAATGTCCTAATCTTATTCCCAAGGGAAGGTCTGACCACGCATGACAACTATTAAAACAAAGCAGAACCATATGAGAAACAGAGTACATGGACATTGATGAGTAACTTTTACAAACCTCGCTCAGGCAACGGGAAAACCCTCAACGTCTTCAGCAAATCACTGTTGTATGGGACACCAGAGAGTGAGGAGGAACTAGGGCATATCAATGGAACATTAGTAACCTTCCCCTAGCCTCGAGTTCTAATGATTTTAGATGATCTCTCTGTGTGGATAGTACTCTAAATTATATTAAAGAGAATCTTGTTATATGTGATCTGCTAAAATGGTAAAAATTTCCCAAAGATTACCAAAGGATCCAGTAAATAAGTGACTGGACAAATGTAATGTAATGGTGGGAGTTAGACAGCATGTGTCACTTAGCTTAGAGCAGGTGACATTTGCATGTCCTGGCAGCAATGTCCAGCAAGGGTTTCCTGTCTCTGAAGATGGACCCTCCCTCCTCACCTGGAGCATCTCCACGTCAGGCATGTGGCACGTCTCCCACAGCTCTCTGTACATGTCTTTCATCCTTTCTAAATGTTGGGTCATTCTCACTTGACTGTCTTGTAGTTGTTGGAAAAGCTCTTTTGCTTCTCTTTCCAGTGCCTGCAGATGCAGTTGCTCCTCCTCATCGAGAAATATATGCATCTTTTGATATTGAATAGTGATTATCACCTTCCTTAATGACACATAGTCCTGCAGAGATGTTTGGTTAAAAgaattacatgttctcactctcaatagaaaacttcaaataattATATGCTGGGTGTAATCAAGCAATTTATAAACTTTCTGCCTCACTCTTGCAAAGAGTCTTGaatatttggtgttttttttctgtctatcTTTTTCAATATTCCTATTCTCTCTCCCCTTTTAAATCAAAACCTATATAAAGACTTCTGGTTTCTGTCACTGTGGTGCTTCTTTACAGTTCTTACTGAGTCAATTATTTCctctatttatttctcttctaggATTTTTCCATATCTGATTCGCCTAAATGTTAAAGAACATTTAGCCATACAACatattatgctttttttcttttttacttttactatAGTTTTACTCTATACACTCTTCTATTTCTGTCCTCTTCCTCACACCCAGTCCTAGTGAAATGTTGTCCATCTCCAGTGTCTGAAAAGGTTTATACCAACCTTCAAATTTGACTAGAATGCATATCATGTTATTTATCCAATATACTAGAATTAATTTGGCTAGCTTGTGTGGGCTGCTCTCTTTGCGATTCCTATTATATCAATTGAAATCACTACATTTTCTTGGGATGAAATCACTATCTTTTAACTGGTAGTTTGAATTTAACTAAAAAGTATAAGTCAACATtgtgtttatttgcataaaaataaaggaaatacttTCATTCTTACCACTAACGAATGAAATTTTCTAGTTTCCTGATTTAGATTATTTTGTGTCTGTTGATTGATTTTCCATAAATAGTCCATTTCCTTTATAAGTTTCTCCTGCAAAAGAAGCAAGAAGCTTAGCAATAATGAAGACAGTATACTAGATTTCATTCCCttatcaattaaataaaaaggCTGTAATTGAAAGAAACATAAATTCAAGTTAGAGTGGAGTGGCCAGATTTTTCCATGTTAAACAAATTTGGTTCTAATAATTTGGATGTGAAAAGTGATAGAAATATAATAGAGAGTTTTAAGGGACCCTTCAGATAATATCAtcaattttctgagaaactggttttaTATAACATGACTTTGAAAAGTGTTCTTGGTGCTGGTCACCTGTTCCACAGCTCCATTCTATACGTTCGAACAATGTTTCTAAGGAAACCTCCTTTAGTGAAGTCTCAACACAGCTATGATTAGAGTGCCAAATTAGTCAGCAACATTGAAAGGACACATTTATGTGTTATGATTGACATGGAATAATCACCACCTCCACCATCTGCATTCTCATCACCATCATTGCATTGGCCCTCATCATTCTTATTTGGGACGCTATACATATCAAACTGCCTTACAGGGATCACGTACCCTGCATTCCTCAGCAGCCCATCCTATTGGACTGTGGCTGTGAGCCATGTGCTCTGGTGACTCAGAGCAGGGCCCACAGAGCAATTGCTTGTCAACCTCACAGAAGAGCTCCTTAGTCTCCTCATGGAGCACACAGATGTTGTGTGAGTTGTTGATGTTCTGAGGTCTGGTCTGTCTGGCTAGGGAAGCCAGCTTTTTGAGTGTAACATTGGTGTTGAAGTCAGGCTTCCCTGAGATTTCTCTGCACTCAGGGCAGCACATTGGTGCTCTGCCTTCTTCCCAGCAGAGGTAGAGACAGGGCCTGCAAAAGCTGTGCCCACAGTCAATGGTGACCGGGTCTATGAAGAAGTTCATGCAAATGGAGCAAATGAGCTCATTCTGGAAGGCTTGCAGGGTGTCTGAATCCATAtctctgaaaatttaaaaaaaggtgagaatttctttttcttatttttatttgccctgatgaaaagggaaaaaaggccaGTGGACTATTTTCCTTGTCTACTTGAGCTCTGTCCAATATATCTAATAAGTTAGCTCCAGTACAAACTGAGGCATAGTAAATGCAGACATGCTGGATTTATAAAGTTTTCCCTCAATAGCCATTGAAGATTGGGTCCAGGACTCCCTGAGATACCAAGATCCTAAGATGTTCCAGGCTCTTATTAATAAATGATGTGGGATTTGTATGTAACCTAAACCTATCCTCCTGAATACTTTATGTCTAGGTTACTTTGaatgcctaatacaatgtaaatgctgtataAATACTTGTAATGCCATACCGTTTAGGAACAGCAAGAAGAttgttaaaaatatgtacatgttTGGCAGGGCGCGGTTGCtaattcctgtaatcccagcacttcggaaggccaaggtggaaagatcatgaagtcaggagaccgaaaccatcctggctaacatggtgataccccgtttctactaaaaatgcaaaaaattagccgggcgtggtggcacgtgcctgtagtcccagctattcaggaggctgatgcaggagaattgcctgaacccc from Rhinopithecus roxellana isolate Shanxi Qingling chromosome 15, ASM756505v1, whole genome shotgun sequence includes:
- the LOC104678906 gene encoding tripartite motif-containing protein 64C, which codes for MDSDTLQAFQNELICSICMNFFIDPVTIDCGHSFCRPCLYLCWEEGRAPMCCPECREISGKPDFNTNVTLKKLASLARQTRPQNINNSHNICVLHEETKELFCEVDKQLLCGPCSESPEHMAHSHSPIGWAAEECREKLIKEMDYLWKINQQTQNNLNQETRKFHSLVDYVSLRKVIITIQYQKMHIFLDEEEQLHLQALEREAKELFQQLQDSQVRMTQHLERMKDMYRELWETCHMPDVEMLQDVRNVSARADLAQMQKSQPVNPELTSWRITGVLDMLNNFRVDNALSTEMTPCSISLSEDVRRVIFGDDHRSAPMDPQGVESFAVWGAQAFTSGRQYWEVDVTHSSTWILGVCRDSGTADTNIVIDSDETFLLISSKRSNHYSLSTNSPPLIQHVQRPLGRVGVFLDYDNGSVSFFDVSKGSLIYGFPPSSFSSPLRPFFCFGCT